The Danio rerio strain Tuebingen ecotype United States chromosome 1, GRCz12tu, whole genome shotgun sequence genome includes a region encoding these proteins:
- the ugdh gene encoding UDP-glucose 6-dehydrogenase (The RefSeq protein has 1 substitution compared to this genomic sequence) translates to MFQIKKICCIGAGYVGGPTCSVIASMCPEITVTVVDVNESRIKAWNSDTLPIYEPGLNEVVLSCRGKNLFFSTDIDSAIKEADLVFISVNTPTKTYGMGKGRAADLKFIEACARRIVEVSDGYKIVTEKSTVPVRAAESIRRIFDANTKPSLNLQVLSNPEFLAEGTAVKDLKEPDRVLIGGDETPEGQRAISALCAVYEHWVPKTRIITTNTWSSELSKLAANAFLAQRISSINSISALCESTGADVEEVARAIGMDQRIGSKFLKASVGFGGSCFQKDVLNLVYLCEALNLPEVASYWQQVIDMNEYQRKRFACRIIDCLFNTVTGKKIALLGFSFKKDTGDTRESSSIYISKYLMDEGAKLHIYDPKVLKEQIIQDLSQPGISGDNPERVSDLVTVTVDPYEACESAHALVICTEWDMFKDLDYEKIYHKMLKPAFIFDGRRVLDHLHTQLQNVGFQIETIGKKVMTRIPFTTSGGVPRITEPPVKKSKA, encoded by the exons ATGTTTCAGATTAAAAAGATTTGCTGTATAGGCGCTGGGTATGTTGGTGGTCCAACTTGTAGTGTCATTGCCAGCATGTGTCCTGAGATCACGGTAACAGTGGTGGATGTTAATGAATCCCGGATCAAAGCCTGGAACTCTGATACACTACCCATttatgag cCGGGCCTGAATGAAGTGGTGCTGTCTTGTCGCGGGAAGAACCTCTTCTTCTCCACAGATATAGACTCTGCCATTAAAGAAGCTGATTTGGTCTTTATTTCA GTAAACACCCCAACTAAGACGTACGGTATGGGCAAAGGGCGCGCTGCTGATCTGAAGTTTATTGAGGCATGTGCCCGGCGGATTGTAGAGGTGTCAGACGGGTATAAAATCGTTACAGAGAAGAGCACAGTGCCAGTTCGTGCAGCTGAGAGCATACGCAGGATATTTGATGCAAACACCAAACCCAGCCTTAATCTacag GTTCTCTCTAACCCAGAGTTCCTTGCAGAGGGTACGGCAGTAAAGGACCTTAAAGAGCCAGACCGCGTCTTGATTGGTGGAGATGAGACTCCGGAGGGTCAAAGGGCTATCAGTGCTCTCTGTGCAGTTTATGAGCACTGGGTCCCTAAAACACGCATCATCACCACCAACACCTGGTcctctgaactttctaaactg GCAGCAAATGCGTTCCTGGCTCAGCGCATCAGCAGTATAAACTCCATCTCTGCGCTGTGTGAATCCACTGGTGCTGATGTGGAGGAGGTGGCCAGAGCCATTGGCATGGACCAGCGAATTGGCAGCAAGTTCCTCAAAGCCAGCGTCG GATTTGGAGGAAGTTGTTTTCAGAAGGATGTGCTGAATTTGGTTTACCTCTGTGAAGCACTGAATCTACCAGAGGTTGCTTCATACTGGCAGCAG GTGATTGACATGAATGAATATCAGAGAAAGAGATTCGCCTGTCGGATCATTGACTGCCTGTTTAACACGGTTACAGGGAAGAAAATCGCCTTGTTGGGTTTCTCCTTCAAGAAAGACACGGGTGACACCAG AGAGTCGTCCAGTATTTACATTTCAAAGTATTTGATGGACGAAGGAGCCAAGCTGCATATTTATGACCCTAAAGTACTGAAGGAGCAGATAATCCAGGACCTGTCTCAACCCGGCATCTCCGGAGACAATCCagaaagag TGTCTGATCTTGTAACAGTGACGGTTGACCCCTATGAGGCCTGTGAAAGTGCACATGCTCTGGTCATCTGTACAGAGTGGGATATGTTTAAG gacCTGGATTATGAGAAAATATATCACAAGATGTTGAAACCAGCGTTCATTTTTGATGGACGACGAGTCCTGGATCATCTGCATACCCAACTACAAAACGTTGGCTTTCAG atcgagaccatcGGTAAGAAGGTGACGACACGAATCCCCTTCACAACCTCTGGAGGAGTACCACGAATCACTGAACCACCAGTAAAGAAATCCAAAGCCTGA
- the smim14 gene encoding small integral membrane protein 14, translating into MAEGGFDPCECICSHEHAMRRLINLLRQSQSYCTDTECLQDMPGPNSSVEGDITIPMIIMGWLVLALVLFLFRPASMRGPSANNKPIGPHGNRGREPPAPPVD; encoded by the exons ATGGCAGAGGGAGGTTTTGACCCTTGCGAGTGCATCTGCTCCCATGAACATGCCATGAGGAGACTGATCAACCTG CTGAGACAGTCCCAGTCCTACTGTACAGACACCGAGTGCCTTCAGGACA TGCCAGGCCCCAACTCCTCAGTAGAAGGCGACATCACTATACCCATGATTATTATGGGATGGCTGGTTCTAGCTCTTGTACTGTTTCTTTTCCGCCCAGCCAGCATGAGGGGCCCTTCAGCCAACAACAAGCCAATCGGTCCACATGGT aATCGTGGCAGAGAGCCGCCAGCACCTCCAGTGGACTAG